GCGCGGAGAGGAGAGAATCCGTAGTCCTCGGAGACACACCGGACGTACCGATCGTCCACCCACACGTGGGTGCTCGCCGCCTGGGCGCTCGCCGCGTCGTTGACCGACCGGCGGTAGGTGACGAGTGCTGCGAACCCGCCGACGCCGGTCACCGCGGCAGTCACCCATGTGGCGAGCCCGACCGAAGCGGTGGTCGTCGAGAGCAGCCACGTTCCGAGGTCCATGTTCATGAGCACAGCTCGTATCTGAGCAGATGGGCTGCCGGATGACGGCGAACGACACGCGCCCCGTTCGGGTCACCCGGATTCGACATGAGTCCTGCCGGTACGGTGCACGCATGACCCTGGTGATCGCCCACCGCGGCGCGTCCGGCTACCGTCCCGAGCACTCGCGGAGCGCGTACGAGCTCGCGATCGAACTCGGTGCCGACGCGATCGAGCCGGACCTCGTGCCCACGAAGGACGGCGTGCTGGTGCTGCGGCACGAGAACGAGGTCTCCGGCACGACCGACGTCGCCGACCACCCCGAGTTCCGGCACCTGCGCACGACGAAGACGGTCGACGGGCAGAAGACGACGGGCTGGTTCACCGAGGACTTCACGTGGGCCGAGCTGCGGACGCTGCGGACCCGCGAGCGCCTCCCCGCCCTGCGACCGGGGTCGGCGGAGCACGACGGCGAGGAGCCGGTCCTCCGCCTCGAGGACCTGCTCGCGATCCTCGACGCGGCTCCCCGGCCGGTCGGACTCGTCGCGGAGGTCAAGCACGCCGACTTCTTCGACCGAGCGGGCTTCCCGATGGGGCAACTCCTCGACGGGGTCCTCGCCAAGACCGGGTGGCGCGGGGACGAGCGCCTCACCGTCGAGAGCTTCGAGAAGGGCGTGCTGCGAGACCTCCGGGAGCGCGGGACCGGCGGGCGGCTCGTCTACCTCCAGGAGGCGCGGGGCAGCGCGGCGGACGAGGTCGCGTCCCACGGGTCGTTGGCTCCCACCTACGCGGCCGAGCGGTCCGACGACGCGCTCACGGCCTTCGCGACGGAGTTCCACGGCATCAGCGTCGACCTGGGGACGCTGATGGCCGGGGTGGACAGCGTCGCGCTCGAGGATCCGGCACCCGTGCGGAGCGCCGTCGTCGACCGCGCGCACGAAGCCGGGCTCGCCGTGTACACGTGGACGCTGCGGCCGGAGAACCGCTTCCTGCCGGCGCCGTTGCGTCGCGGCGGCGAGGTCGCGGCGTTCGGCGACTGGGAGCGGTGGTTCACCTCGGTCGTCCGCACCGGCGTCGACGGGGTGTTCGCCGACCACACCGACCTGGCCGTGCTCGCCCGCTCGGCTGTCGGAGGCCCGGCCTAGACTGTCCCGGACATGACGATCGTGCTCGACCCCTTCGACTCGACGCCCGGCCGTGCTGACGGTTCCGGCGCCGGTGACCGCGCCTACGACGACCCCTTCACCGCGGGTCTGAACCCCCAGCAGAAGGAAGCCGTCGAGTACCGCGGCGAGTCCCTGCTCATCGTGGCGGGTGCGGGCTCCGGCAAGACGAGCGTGCTGACCCGCCGCATCGCCCTGCTGCTCGCCAACCGAGAAGCCTGGCCGTCGCAGATCCTGGCGATCACCTTCACGAACAAGGCCGCGGCCGAGATGCGCGAGCGCGTGCGGGCGCTGGTCGGGCAGGCGTCCGAGGGGATGTGGATCTCCACCTTCCACTCGGCGTGCGTGCGGATCCTCCGGCGCGAGGCCGAGCGCTTCGGGTTCGCGCAGTCGTTCACGATCTACGACTCCGCCGACTCGAAGGCCCTGCTCAAGCGGATCATCAAGGAGCTCGAGGCGGACTCGCTCGGGCTGACCGTGGGCGCTGCGGCCTCGAAGATCTCGAAGCTCAAGAACGAGCTGCAGGACATCGACTCCTACGCCCGGAACATCAACGCGAACGACCCGCAAGAAGTCATGTTCACCGAGGTCTTCCGGCGGTACACGAACGAGCTGCGCCGGGCGAACGCGTTCGACTTCGACGACCTCATCGGCCAGACGGTGTTCCTCTTCCGCGCCTTCCCCGAGGTCGCCGCGCTCTACCAGCGCCGGTTCCGGTTCATCCTCGTCGACGAGTACCAGGACACCAACCACGCGCAGTACGCCCTCATCCGCGAGCTCACGCGGCCGGTCCCGGTCGAGCAGGTGGACAAGCTCGAGGACGCCGGGCAGCACGTCGCCCGCATGCGCGAGGCCGACGGGTCGATCGCCCCGGCGTCGCTGACCGTCGTCGGCGACTCCGACCAGTCCATCTACGCCTTCCGCGGGGCGGACATCCGCAACATCGTCGAGTTCGAGCGGGACTTCCCGAACTCGAAGGTCGTCCTGCTCGAGCAGAACTACCGGTCGACGCAGAACATCCTCGACGCCGCGAACGCCGTCATCGCGAACAACTTCGACCGGCAGGCGAAGAACCTGTTCACGGACGTCGGCGCCGGCGACAAGATCGTCGGGTTCACCGGCTACACCGGGCACGACGAGGCCCAGTTCGTCGCCGACGAGATCCAGCGCCTGCACGAGGACGGCATGTCCTACCGCGACATGGCCGTCTTCTACCGGACGAACTCGCAGACCCGTGCGCTGGAGGAGATCTTCATCCGGGCGGCGATCCCGTACCGGGTCCTCGGCGGCACGAAGTTCTACGAGCGCGCCGAGATCAAGGACGCCATGGCGTACCTGATCACCGTCGCCAACCCGGCCGACCCGATGGCACTCCGACGGGTCCTCAACGTCCCGAAGCGCGGCATCGGCGCGGTCACCGAGACCACCCTGCAGCGCTACGCCGACGAGCACGAGACGACGATGCGGGACGCCCTCCGGCACGCTGACGAACTCGGGTTCGGGCCGAAGGTGCGCAACGCGATCACGGCGTTCGCCGCCCTGCTCGACGATGTCTCGTCCCGCGCCGGTACCCAGCCGGTCGTGGACACCCTCACGCAGCTGCTCGACGGCTCGGGGCTGCTCGAGAACCTCCGGAAGTCGCCCGACGCGCAGGACGCCGCCCGTGCGGACAACATCGACGAGCTCGTCGCGGTGACGCGGGAGTTCCAGAAGAACAACCCCGAGGGCACGCTGTCCGACTTCCTGACCGAGGTCTCCCTCGTCGCCGCTGCGGACGAGCTCGACGACTCGTCGGGAACGGTGTCGCTCATGACCCTGCACACGGCGAAGGGGCTCGAGTA
The sequence above is a segment of the Curtobacterium sp. BH-2-1-1 genome. Coding sequences within it:
- a CDS encoding glycerophosphodiester phosphodiesterase family protein; its protein translation is MTLVIAHRGASGYRPEHSRSAYELAIELGADAIEPDLVPTKDGVLVLRHENEVSGTTDVADHPEFRHLRTTKTVDGQKTTGWFTEDFTWAELRTLRTRERLPALRPGSAEHDGEEPVLRLEDLLAILDAAPRPVGLVAEVKHADFFDRAGFPMGQLLDGVLAKTGWRGDERLTVESFEKGVLRDLRERGTGGRLVYLQEARGSAADEVASHGSLAPTYAAERSDDALTAFATEFHGISVDLGTLMAGVDSVALEDPAPVRSAVVDRAHEAGLAVYTWTLRPENRFLPAPLRRGGEVAAFGDWERWFTSVVRTGVDGVFADHTDLAVLARSAVGGPA
- a CDS encoding ATP-dependent helicase encodes the protein MTIVLDPFDSTPGRADGSGAGDRAYDDPFTAGLNPQQKEAVEYRGESLLIVAGAGSGKTSVLTRRIALLLANREAWPSQILAITFTNKAAAEMRERVRALVGQASEGMWISTFHSACVRILRREAERFGFAQSFTIYDSADSKALLKRIIKELEADSLGLTVGAAASKISKLKNELQDIDSYARNINANDPQEVMFTEVFRRYTNELRRANAFDFDDLIGQTVFLFRAFPEVAALYQRRFRFILVDEYQDTNHAQYALIRELTRPVPVEQVDKLEDAGQHVARMREADGSIAPASLTVVGDSDQSIYAFRGADIRNIVEFERDFPNSKVVLLEQNYRSTQNILDAANAVIANNFDRQAKNLFTDVGAGDKIVGFTGYTGHDEAQFVADEIQRLHEDGMSYRDMAVFYRTNSQTRALEEIFIRAAIPYRVLGGTKFYERAEIKDAMAYLITVANPADPMALRRVLNVPKRGIGAVTETTLQRYADEHETTMRDALRHADELGFGPKVRNAITAFAALLDDVSSRAGTQPVVDTLTQLLDGSGLLENLRKSPDAQDAARADNIDELVAVTREFQKNNPEGTLSDFLTEVSLVAAADELDDSSGTVSLMTLHTAKGLEYDAVFLTGVEEDLLPHRMSANEPGGPSEERRLFYVGITRAKKSLFLSLAMTRAQFGDVNVAMPSRFLQEIPEGLIEWKQSPGMANSRGGTEPRALNARRGGGIGGSGGGAGGGYRGGGGWGGGSYDRAAAAQKTRPKTEWANRVSGQVRDNGDMELVAGDRIKHVDFGEGTVSAVTGIGAKRIAEIAFDSAGRKKLLIKIAPIEKL